The DNA region CGGCGGCGGGCAGGGCTGAGCGCCCGCGGACTCCGACTCCCGGGATTCCAGGGCCCGATGGGCCGTGACGCGGGGGCGAGGCTTCGATCTCTCCCCGCTGTCCGGGCGCCGGTGCCGCACCCCGAGGCGCCCGAGAGCGGGCCTTGCAGCGGGCCGCGTTGGGGGCGGTGCCGGGAGGTCCCGGCCCCGCGCACAGCCGTTTTCCACAGCCCCCGGGCACCCCTTGACAGGCACATCCGTTGCTGGATTACTGGATCGCGCCCGGCATCTGACCGAATGGTCGGTCGGCGCGGTGAGTACGGCAGCGAGTACGAGAGCGTGGAACGCATGACGCAAGCCATGAGCGACGGTGCGGCGCAGGCCATGTTCGCGGCGGACCAGGCGTCGCGGTCCCTGGGCATCACGTTGCTGGAGGCCGGGGACGGCGCCGCAAAGCTGCGGATGACGGTGACCGCCGACATGGTCAACGGGCACGGCATGGCGCACGGCGGCTACCTCTTCCTCTTCGCCGACACCGCCTTCGCCTGCGCCTGCAACAGCCACGGCCCCGTCACCGTGGCCTCCGGCGCCGACATCTCCTTCGTCAGACCGGCGCGCGAAGGCGATACGCTCACGGCGCTCGCCGAGGAGCGCACCACTTACGGCCGCAGCGGGATCTACGACGTGACCGTGCTGCGCGAGGCCGGACCGGAAGGCACCGAGGTCATAGCAGAGTTCCGCGGCCGCAGCCGCACCGTAGGTCGCGTGGAGGGTTACCCATGACGATGAGCGAGACCCCGGCCGCGGCCGGTGCCGACCGCAGGACCGGCGAGCCGCTGCCGCAGGAGCTGATGGACCCCGGCGAGCGCATGGACCGCGAGGAGCTGCGTGCGTACCAGCTCACGAGGCTGAAGCGGACGCTGCGCACGGCCTACGACGAAGTCGAGCTGTACAGAAGGAAGTTCGACGAGGCCGGGGTGCGTCCCGAGGACTGCCGCACCCTGGAGGACCTGGCGCGCTTCCCCTTCACCACCAAGGCGGATCTGAGGGACACCTACCCCTTCGGGATGTTCGCCGTGCCCATGTCGCAGGTGCGGCGCATCCATGCTTCGAGCGGCACCACCGGCCGTCCCACCGTGGTGGGTTACACGGAGAACGACATCTCCATGTGGGCGGACATGGTCGCCCGCTCGATCCGCGCCGCGGGCGGGCGCCCCGGGCACAAGGTCCATGTCGCCTATGGATACGGGCTGTTCACCGGCGGTCTCGGCGCGCACTACGGAGCCGAGCGGGCCGGATGCACCGTCATACCCGTCTCCGGCGGCATGACGGCCCGGCAGGTCCAGCTCATCCAGGACTTCGAACCCGAGATCATCATGGTCACGCCCTCCTACATGCTCACGCTGCTCGACGAGTTCGAACGCCAGGGCATCGACCCTCGCGGCACCTCCCTGCGTACGGGGATCTTCGGCGCGGAGCCCTGGACGGAGGGGATGCGCACGGAGATCGAGGAACGCCTCGGCATCCACGCCGTCGACATATACGGGCTGTCCGAGGTGATCGGGCCGGGAGTCGCGCAGGAGTGCGTGGAGACCAAGGACGGGCTGCACATCTGGGAGGACCAGTTCTATCCGGAGATCGTCGACCCGATCACGGACGAACTCCAAGAGCCGGGCGCGGAGGGCGAGTTGCTCTTCACCTCGCTCAACAAGGAGGCCATGCCGGTCATCCGCTACCGCACGCGCGACCTGACGCGGCTGCTTCCCGGCACGGCACGCCCCGCCTTCCGCCGCATGGAGAAGGTGACCCGGCGCTGCGACGACATGATCATCCTGCGTGGCGTCAACATCTTCCCCAGCCAGGTCGAGGAGATCCTGCTGCGTACCCCTGGTCTGGCGCCCCACTTCCAGTTGCGGCTCGTCAACCGCGCCCGGCTCGACCACATGACGGTGCGCGTCGAGGCACGGCCGGACGCCGCCCACGTGGAGCGCGAGGCCGCAGCCTCGTCGGTCGCCGCCGCGATCAAGGACGGGATCGGGCTGAGCGTCGAGGTCGAGGTCGTCGAGCCGGAGACGCTTGAACGCTCTGTGGGCAAGATCCGCCGGGTCGTCGACGAGCGCTCAGGGCGCTGATTCGCCCCCGCCCCGGGGCGTTTCGTCCCTCGCGCCCCTCGGCAGGCTCAATCGCCGTCGCGCGCACCGAAGTTGACGGTGGTGAACTGCGGGTTGGCGATGAGGAAGCCGCCGTCCACCGGGTACGACTGTCCGGTCGCGTAGGCCGCGGCGTCCGAGGCGAGCCAGACGATGAGCGAGGCGACCTCGCGAGGGTCGCCGGGCCGTGAGACGGGCAGCGCCGGCCGGTGCACCGAGTGCACGTCCGCGTCCTCCAGGCCCGACATCCTGGTGGCGATCAGGCCCGGCGCCACCGCGTTCACGGTGATGCCGTGCTCGGCCAGCTCCAGAGCCATCGACTTCGTCAGTCCGCCCAGTGCGTGCTTCGCGGTGTTGTACGAGACGGAGGACGGCAGCGGCGTGTGCTCGTGCACCGATGTGACGTTGACGATGCGTCCGCCACGGCGCTGGGCGATCATCCGGCGTGCGGCCCGCTGGCTCAGCAGGAACGGCCCCTCCAGATCCACCCGCATCACATGACGGAAGTCCTCGAAGTCCGTCTCGGTGAACGGTGCCGCACGGTTGTCGCCCGCGGCGTTGACGAGGACGTCCAGGCGGCCGAAGCCGTCCGCGAACTCGTCGATCACGGTCTCCGCGCCCGGCAGTCGCGTCAGATCGAGGTGGGCTACCTCCGCGCGCCGACCGCGCTCTCGCACCAGCTCGGCGGTGCGATGGCCCGCGGCCTCGTCCGCGAACCAGGTCACGCCGATGTCGAAGCCGTCCCGGGCGAGCGCGAGGGCCGTGGCCCTGCCGATGCCCGACTCGGAGCCGGTGACGACGGCCGCCCTGGTTCCGGCGTCCGATGAGGAGGCGGTGGCGCCGCCGAGGTCCCTGCCGACGTCACTGCCGAGGTCGTGGTCCATGGTGATGCTGCTCCTGTCCGCCGAGACCGAACCTGCCTTACGGGTACGGAACTACGCGGCGGGGCACGGCACTTGGACGACGCCCCGGCGGTCCGCCGCCGCCCCGAAGGTGCCGTAGTCCGAAGGCTCCGCGCCCGGTCTCCGTGGAGCCGGAGGAGACGGCGTGAACTCCGCGACGCATGTTCCGAGTCGTTCATTCGTACCCCGCAAGTGTTCCCAGCCCGGGTCCGCGCCGATCATGCCGCGCCCTCCAGAGCCAGCAGCGTCCGCTTGGCCTCCGCGCCCCCCGCGTAGCCGCCCGCCGAACCGTCCGAACGGACCACCCGG from Streptomyces marispadix includes:
- the paaI gene encoding hydroxyphenylacetyl-CoA thioesterase PaaI, which translates into the protein MTQAMSDGAAQAMFAADQASRSLGITLLEAGDGAAKLRMTVTADMVNGHGMAHGGYLFLFADTAFACACNSHGPVTVASGADISFVRPAREGDTLTALAEERTTYGRSGIYDVTVLREAGPEGTEVIAEFRGRSRTVGRVEGYP
- the paaK gene encoding phenylacetate--CoA ligase PaaK — encoded protein: MSETPAAAGADRRTGEPLPQELMDPGERMDREELRAYQLTRLKRTLRTAYDEVELYRRKFDEAGVRPEDCRTLEDLARFPFTTKADLRDTYPFGMFAVPMSQVRRIHASSGTTGRPTVVGYTENDISMWADMVARSIRAAGGRPGHKVHVAYGYGLFTGGLGAHYGAERAGCTVIPVSGGMTARQVQLIQDFEPEIIMVTPSYMLTLLDEFERQGIDPRGTSLRTGIFGAEPWTEGMRTEIEERLGIHAVDIYGLSEVIGPGVAQECVETKDGLHIWEDQFYPEIVDPITDELQEPGAEGELLFTSLNKEAMPVIRYRTRDLTRLLPGTARPAFRRMEKVTRRCDDMIILRGVNIFPSQVEEILLRTPGLAPHFQLRLVNRARLDHMTVRVEARPDAAHVEREAAASSVAAAIKDGIGLSVEVEVVEPETLERSVGKIRRVVDERSGR
- a CDS encoding SDR family oxidoreductase, whose protein sequence is MDHDLGSDVGRDLGGATASSSDAGTRAAVVTGSESGIGRATALALARDGFDIGVTWFADEAAGHRTAELVRERGRRAEVAHLDLTRLPGAETVIDEFADGFGRLDVLVNAAGDNRAAPFTETDFEDFRHVMRVDLEGPFLLSQRAARRMIAQRRGGRIVNVTSVHEHTPLPSSVSYNTAKHALGGLTKSMALELAEHGITVNAVAPGLIATRMSGLEDADVHSVHRPALPVSRPGDPREVASLIVWLASDAAAYATGQSYPVDGGFLIANPQFTTVNFGARDGD